From Panthera uncia isolate 11264 chromosome X, Puncia_PCG_1.0, whole genome shotgun sequence, the proteins below share one genomic window:
- the RLIM gene encoding E3 ubiquitin-protein ligase RLIM, with the protein MESSDSNDKGSGDQSAAQRRSQMDRLDREEAFYQFVNNLSEEDYRLMRDNNLLGTPGESTEEELLRRLQQIKEGPPPQNSDENRGGDSSDDVSNGDSIIDWLNSVRQTGNTTRSGQRGNQSWRAVSRTNPNSGDFRFSLEINVNRNNGSQNPENENEPSARRSGGENTDNNSQRQVENPRSESTSARPSRSERNSTEALTGEVAPTRGQRRARSRSPDHRRTRARAERSRSPLHPMSEIPRRSHHSISSQTFEHPLVNETEGSSRTRHHVTLRQQISGPDLLSRGLFAASGTRNASQGAGSSDTTSSGESTGSGQRPPTIVLDLQVRRVRPGEYRQRDSIASRTRSRSQTPNNTVTYESERGGFRRTFSRSERAGVRTYVSTIRIPIRRILNTGLSETTSVAIQTMLRQIMTGFGELSYFMYSDSDSEPSGSVSSRNVERAESRNGRGGSGGSSSSGSSSSSSSSSSSSSSSSPSSSSSGESSETSSEVFEGSNEGSSSSGSSGARREGRHRAPVTFDESGSLPFLSLAQFFLLNEDDDDQPRGLTKEQIDNLAMRSFGENDALKTCSVCITEYTEGNKLRKLPCSHEYHVHCIDRWLSENSTCPICRRAVLASGNRESVV; encoded by the exons ATGGAAAGCTCAGATTCTAACGATAAAGGAAGTGGTGATCAGTCTGCAGCACAGCGCAGAAGTCAGATGGACCGATTGGATCGGGAAGAAGCTTTCTATCAATTTGTAAATAACCTGAGTGAAGAAGATTATAGACTTATGAGAGATAACAATTTGCTAGGCACCCCAG gTGAAAGTACTGAGGAAGAGTTGCTGAGAAGACTACAACAAATTAAAGAGGGTCCACCACCACAAAACTCAGATGAAAATAGAG gtggaGACTCTTCAGATGATGTGTCTAATGGTGACTCTATAATAGACTGGCTTAACTCTGTCAGACAAACTGGAAATACAACAAGAAGTGGGCAAAGAGGAAACCAATCTTGGAGAGCAGTGAGCCGGACTAATCCAAACAGTGGTGATTTCAGATTCAGTTTAGAGATCAATGTTAACCGTAATAATGGGAGCCAAAATCCAGAGAATGAAAATGAGCCATCTGCAAGACGTTCTGGTGgagaaaatacagacaacaaCAGCCAAAGGCAAGTGGAAAATCCACGATCTGAATCAACATCTGCAAGGCCTTCCAGATCAGAACGAAATTCAACTGAAGCATTAACGGGAGAAGTCGCACCTACCAGAGGTCAGAGAAGGGCAAGAAGCAGGAGCCCAGACCATCGGAGAACCCGAGCAAGAGCTGAACGAAGTAGGTCGCCTCTGCATCCAATGAGTGAAATTCCGCGAAGATCTCATCATAGTATCTCATCTCAGACTTTTGAGCATCCTTTGGTAAATGAGACTGAGGGAAGTTCTAGAACCCGGCACCATGTGACATTGAGACAACAAATAAGTGGACCTGACTTGCTAAGTAGAGGTCTTTTTGCAGCTTCAGGAACCAGAAATGCTTCACAAGGAGCAGGTTCTTCAGACACAACCAGCAGTGGTGAATCTACAGGATCAGGACAGAGACCTCCAACCATAGTCCTTGATCTTCAAGTAAGAAGAGTTCGTCCTGGAGAGTATCGGCAGAGAGATAGCATAGCTAGCAGAACTCGGTCAAGGTCTCAGACTCCAAACAACACTGTCACTTATGAAAGTGAACGAGGAGGTTTTAGGCGTACGTTTTCACGTTCCGAACGGGCAGGTGTGAGAACCTATGTCAGTACCATCAGAATTCCGATTCGTAGAATCTTAAATACTGGTTTAAGTGAAACTACATCTGTTGCAATTCAGACCATGTTAAGGCAGATAATGACAGGTTTTGGTGAGTTAAGCTACTTTATGTATAGTGATAGTGATTCAGAGCCTAGTGGCTCAGTCTCGAGTCGAAATGTGGAAAGGGCAGAGTCACGGAATGGAAGAGGGGGTTCTGGTGGTAGTAGCAGTTCTGGTTCCAGTTCCAGTTCTAGTTCCAGTTCTAGTTCCAGTTCTAGTTCCAGTCCTAGTTCCAGTTCCAGTGGTGAAAGTTCAGAGACTAGCTCAGAGGTGTTTGAAGGCAGTAATGAAGGAAGCTCATCATCAGGCTCATCAGGTGCCAGGCGAGAGGGTCGACACAGGGCCCCAGTAACATTTGATGAAAGTGGCTCTTTGCCCTTCCTTAGTCTGGCTCAGTTTTTCCTCTtaaatgaggatgatgatgaccAACCTAGAGGACTCACCAAAGAACAGATTGacaacttggcaatgagaagTTTTGGTGAAAACGATGCATTAAAAACCTGTAGTGTTTGCATTACAGAATATACAGAAGGCAACAAACTTCGTAAACTACCTTGTTCCCATGAGTACCATGTCCACTGCATCGATCGCTGGTTATCTGAGAATTCTACTTGTCCTATTTGTCGCAGAGCAGTCTTAGCTTCTGGTAACAGAGAAAGTGTTGTGTAA